A window of Exiguobacterium sp. FSL W8-0210 genomic DNA:
GGACGATCGCCATCAGGACGAGCGTCGTCAACACTGGTTGACGGAACAGATAGCGGTAGCCTTCTTTAAACTCCGAGACGAAAGACTGAGTATCGGTAGTAGCCAGAGGAGAGGTATCCACTGCAAGAAAGCGGAGACGGCTATTCCACCAGGCAGCAGAAGCAAACAAGAGAAACGGTAAAACCAAAAATTGCGTGATAGAGACAGCGGCGATGAGCAATCCCGCAACGAGTGGAGCGGTGATCGTTGAGGTCGATTGAATCGTCGAGAAGAGGGCGTTCCCGCGTTGTAACTCCTCTTCTTGTACGAGTCGCGGTAACGAGCTTGATAAGGTGACGGACAGGAACGTCGACAGGCTCGTCAAGAGGACACTTGCGATGATGTAATGAACGGTATGTAGAGGGGCTTGTAGCGAATAGAGCAAAAGTCCGAACAAGACGAGTGCGCTTAAGCTCTCGGTCATGACGATGATTCGTTTGCGGTTCCATCGATCAGCGAGGACACCCGCAACCGGTGAGAGCAAAATCCGTGGCACCGATCCTGCAAGCAATACGAGCGCGAACTGAAAACCAGACGATGTTTCCCGTAAGACGGTCAGTCCGGCGACAAACGTAAAGAGACTAGCCGCGAACAATGAACAAAACTTTCCGAATAAGACACGCTTTAAATTAAATGACATCCTGTTCACTCCTTCAGAGTTAAATTATATTGAACTTTAGTGTAGAATAAAGGAGTGGAAGAAAAATGTAAAGGAAAAGTTAAATTTAATTTAACTTTTATGATAAAAGGAGTGACCAGTGTGTTAGGGGAACGTATCAAACAGATCCGAAAACAGAAAAAAATGACACAAACGGACGTTGCGACCGGTATCATCACGAAGTCGATGCTCAGTATGGTCGAGAATGGGAAAGCGACACCGTCTGTACACGCACTACAGGCGATTGCTAGGCGATTACAGGTGACGGTCGAAGAATTGATGCTTGATCCGCGGGATGTTCAGATGCGGGAACTCATCGAAACAATCCGTTCACGGCATACCCCATATTTTTCAGACGAAAAAATTCAGGAACTGCTAAAACCTTACTTGGTTCCGGAAACGACTTCTTATTGGCAAGGGCAGGTCTACCATAAATACGGCGATGCCCTCCGAGCGTCTGACCCGGAGCTTGGTTTGACGTATTACGAGAAAGCAGAGCAGATTTTTCGACAGCTCGGTCGTCAAGATGAGCAGTTGCTCGTTCAGATCTCGACAGTCTATTTTTTGTTCAATCTCAAACGGACGAAGGAAGCGTACGAGCTGATCGAAGCAATGGATGTACCACGTGAGATTCCACTTGCGCCAAAAACCTATTTAAATTTCCAAATCTTGCGTGCACTTCGAGCAAGTTTGTTCGATGATCATTATACAGAAGCAATCGCCTTATTGCGTGAAGGGGTTCAGTACATGCGGGAGCAGGATGTCTATTATCATGTCATTTCGTTTCAACGTTTTCTTGGACTGTTTTTGTATCTGGAAGGAGAAATCGAACAATCACAGCAAGAGTTTGATCGATTGGAGCAGTTTTTTGCATTTAGTGAAACGACTGCCGTCGGACGAATCGAAGTCGATTTGACGAAAGGACTCATCGCGATTTTTGAAAACGATACAGACGGCATGCAAATGGCGTGGGAAAAACTCGTCACTGTGGCGATCGATGATGCGAAGCATTACATCGGACAACTCGAAGTCCATCTCCTTGTTAACGGCATCGAATTACCGAATCAGACGCTTCAGCAGAGCGTCGATAAGATATGGGCGATGCAAGATGCGTGGCTTGCCGCGAGTGGATTCGACCAAGCGATGATGCTTCAAACACTCGTACTAGCGATGCAACGAGGAGTTGGTCAGGAACGCTTGGAGGATGTCTTGCGATTGAAGGATGACCTTCAAAGCGAACGCCTCAAAGGCGATCTTGAGCGAGAGATACAAGCGTTCGTTAATATTCAATGATGAAAAAACAGGCATGAAGCGAGTGCGCTTCATGCCTGTTCGTGTGAAGATGTCGTTCTTCTGAAAATCAATAAGACGCATGCGGCGACGGAAACGATCAAGTGACCGATATAGACGTCTCCCGTCTGGATATAATGCAAGAGCATCGAGCCACCAAAAATCAATAAGGTAAGAAAGAGAAGTCGGACATAAAGTGTTTTGTAAGACATGCGGACACATCCTTTCCATATACAGTATATCCAAAAGAGAAGCGGTAAGACAAAAAAACATCCACCCCAAGGGATGGATGAAAAATGTCTTAAAGTGATTTAAAGCCTAACAGTTTTTGTGTCCAGTACCGTTCTGAAAGACGACTGATGCCGAGTGATGGTGTGTTCGCATGGATGAACTGATCGTTGTTCAACATGATGCCGATATGCGTCGGACCAGCGGCATACGTGTTTTCGAAGAAGATGATATCGCCGCGTGCCGGTTGACGCAGTTTCGAAAGCTTCGCCCCAAGATACCGGTCATCATTCCAGTAACCGTTGACGTTCGTCCGTCCGACAGAATAGCCAGCGGCATTCAACGTGTAGTTGATGAAGCCAGAGCAGTCGAAGCCACCGTTGACTGGATTACTAGATCCCCAAACGTATGGTGTTCCGAGATATTGTTGACCAATCGAAATGGCACGTTCCATCAATGTTGAACCGGGAACGGTCGTCACAGGAGGTGTCGTCGGAGTGACAGGAGGCGTCGTCGTGACGGATCCCGTCGTGATGTAACTCTTCGCGACATAGTAGAGACCCGTTCCGATCTTGATCTGGTACCAGCCGCTATCTTTACCTGTCGTTTCACCTGTTACGTTTACCGTCGAAGCGTGTGCGACTTGTGTGAAGACTTTAGACGACGTCGAAGGCAACGTACGGACATTCAGACCGGTTGGGGCGTTGACGCGATACGTCTTCGAGGCATCAACCGGCGTCAAAGAGACTTCAGGCGTCGTCGGCGTTGTTGGTGGTGATGCTTTTGTTGAAGCTTTGACATAGGTCGAAGCGACATATGCTTCTTTTCCGTCAAGCTTGACTTGGTACCATGAATCAACGGCGCCTGTGACATCAAGAACCGTCTGATGCGGTAATGTCTTGTAGATTTTTGCGTTCGTCGCTGCAGCAGTCCGTGCGTTCAAGCCTTCCTTCGCATTAACCGTGTAGACTTTTGATCGATCAACCGCTTTAACGACTTTTTTGACGGGAGTCGTTGCGGGTGGTTTTGAATCTGTCGTGACGTTCGACGTCTTTTTGCTGACTAACGTCGCATGGACATAGGCCGTTTGTTTCTTATGTGTGATTTGGTACCAATCACCTGATTGTTTCTGAACAGTCAAGACAGTATTCTTTGCCAGTTTTCCGAGTGATTTCGAACTCGTCGTTGCTTTTTGCCGGACGTTGACGGCATCGGTGTTCGTTATGTAGGTCGTAGTTGTCGGAGCCTTTTCCGTCGTTGCTTTGACGTATGCTGAAGTAATGAAAGCTGGTTTCGACTGATAGCGGATTTCATACCAGCTGTTGACTTTCTTGACAGCTGTCAGCTTCGTACCTTTTTTTAGCGTCGTGATGACCTTCGCGGAAGTCGAGGCAGCCGTGCGAATGTTGACGTTATCCGTCAAAGTCAGTGTCGTTGACGCGGCTGAAACCGGAATTGTGGTACCGACCAAAGCGAGCGTCGTGAGGGCGAGAACGGTCTTTTTCACGTGACATAGCTCCTTCCAAGAGATAGGTAAAAATCGTTGTTACCATTTTGTCATAAAAAGTGCTGATTCCCCTGAATTAAAAATATAATTTTTGTCTGGAAAACTGTAATACCGTTTTTCAAAAAATGAACAGGTAGAAGGAGTATTTTCAAAAAAGTTCAAGTACACTAGAAGTACTCGGAAGGAGGCTACACATGTTACACCGTTTTTATCAATATTATATCCCACATAAACGTTTATTCTGGCTCGATTTCATATCTGCCTTATTCGTCGGGGTGTTAGAACTTGCTTTTCCACTCGCAGTCCAGTGGTTCATCGACTCCTTGTTGCCAAACGGTGAGATGAACTGGATCATCCTCGTCAGCGTCGGATTATTAGCGCTCTACATCATCAGTACGCTGATGCAATTCGTCGTCAACTATTTCGGACATAAGCTCGGGATTAACATCGAGACCGATATGCGTCGTCAGTTGTTTAGTCATGTCCAGAAACAGTCGTTTCGTTTCTTTGACAATACGAAGACGGGTCATATCATGAGCCGGATCACGAATGATTTGTTTGATATCGGGGAACTAGCCCATCATGGTCCGGAAGATGCGTTCATTGCCGTCATGACCTTGCTTGGTGCATTCTCGATCATGTTGACGATCAATGTGCCGCTTGCCCTCGTGACGATCATCGCCGTACCATTCCTGATCTGGCTGATCAGCTATGCGAACGTCCGGATGAATAAATCATGGGACCGGATGTACGGTAATATCGCGGAAGTCAATTCACGCGTCGAGGACAGTGTTTCCGGTGTCCGTGTCGTCCAGTCGTTCACGAACGAAGCTTACGAAATCGAGCGTTTTGAAAAAGACAACGCGACGTTCCGTCAGTCGAAGATCAATGCCTACAAGGTCATGAGTAAGAGCCTGTCCGGCATCTACTTGACGACTCGTTTGATGACACTTGCCGTCTTAGTCGTCGGTGCGTACTTGACACATCGC
This region includes:
- a CDS encoding MFS transporter, which translates into the protein MSFNLKRVLFGKFCSLFAASLFTFVAGLTVLRETSSGFQFALVLLAGSVPRILLSPVAGVLADRWNRKRIIVMTESLSALVLFGLLLYSLQAPLHTVHYIIASVLLTSLSTFLSVTLSSSLPRLVQEEELQRGNALFSTIQSTSTITAPLVAGLLIAAVSITQFLVLPFLLFASAAWWNSRLRFLAVDTSPLATTDTQSFVSEFKEGYRYLFRQPVLTTLVLMAIVLNFFFVAFEILLPIILLDRLQFTPFRFGMVESALGAGLLVASLLLALPRFTVKRPLRIIFESLFLIASCYALPALALLGYVPSALLLPFFMILLFIDGMLVLRMNIPLQLIVQKQTDPAYLGRVIGVLESVAMAMMPIGTLLFGLLSDHVSIIVLLGVGTVGLFGAASFGFLRLRKNILSESIPVADTKNTSSLTS
- a CDS encoding helix-turn-helix domain-containing protein, with protein sequence MLGERIKQIRKQKKMTQTDVATGIITKSMLSMVENGKATPSVHALQAIARRLQVTVEELMLDPRDVQMRELIETIRSRHTPYFSDEKIQELLKPYLVPETTSYWQGQVYHKYGDALRASDPELGLTYYEKAEQIFRQLGRQDEQLLVQISTVYFLFNLKRTKEAYELIEAMDVPREIPLAPKTYLNFQILRALRASLFDDHYTEAIALLREGVQYMREQDVYYHVISFQRFLGLFLYLEGEIEQSQQEFDRLEQFFAFSETTAVGRIEVDLTKGLIAIFENDTDGMQMAWEKLVTVAIDDAKHYIGQLEVHLLVNGIELPNQTLQQSVDKIWAMQDAWLAASGFDQAMMLQTLVLAMQRGVGQERLEDVLRLKDDLQSERLKGDLEREIQAFVNIQ
- a CDS encoding C40 family peptidase, with the protein product MKKTVLALTTLALVGTTIPVSAASTTLTLTDNVNIRTAASTSAKVITTLKKGTKLTAVKKVNSWYEIRYQSKPAFITSAYVKATTEKAPTTTTYITNTDAVNVRQKATTSSKSLGKLAKNTVLTVQKQSGDWYQITHKKQTAYVHATLVSKKTSNVTTDSKPPATTPVKKVVKAVDRSKVYTVNAKEGLNARTAAATNAKIYKTLPHQTVLDVTGAVDSWYQVKLDGKEAYVASTYVKASTKASPPTTPTTPEVSLTPVDASKTYRVNAPTGLNVRTLPSTSSKVFTQVAHASTVNVTGETTGKDSGWYQIKIGTGLYYVAKSYITTGSVTTTPPVTPTTPPVTTVPGSTLMERAISIGQQYLGTPYVWGSSNPVNGGFDCSGFINYTLNAAGYSVGRTNVNGYWNDDRYLGAKLSKLRQPARGDIIFFENTYAAGPTHIGIMLNNDQFIHANTPSLGISRLSERYWTQKLLGFKSL